A DNA window from Coffea arabica cultivar ET-39 chromosome 6c, Coffea Arabica ET-39 HiFi, whole genome shotgun sequence contains the following coding sequences:
- the LOC113693673 gene encoding RING-H2 finger protein ATL43 — protein sequence MGISTSNFLSLLPSLWPSFSLFLLLLFMSNFSFLIALANTTTTTTSTSMTSTAYYDDGESSGNSPTPLAPPPQLSFRTKGSPFRPSIAVIVGVLTTVFSVTFLLLLYAKHCRRGGDNSPFSSTSRIGYPAIAARKNSGIGRAVIESLPVFRFASLRGQKDGLECAVCLNKFEHTEVLRLLPKCKHAFHVECVDTWLDAHSTCPLCRYRVDPEDILLVEDNRVLYQTDTPPLKSSSVNHPTPELGSISRVSGRHSFAGNSLEVIAETPRGGDAAATSFGARRSLDSWNSRKKRNSEMVGVGCFDRPRKDELLLGDKTSGSGSGSGAEQRRLEHRIIISGGRTEVETADGPNHRWSDVQPSDLLFLRSEMILGDSRRFSGSRGSRPSFSSSSFGCGEINAGKSSDNSSSGGRGGGRNVINTRSVSEITGMSRFRSNEDEQQHQQQQRLQRQQRQAGAVSRWMAWISQSQNQQHHHHHNHNHHHQHQPAVHRTSSSSSVNAV from the coding sequence ATGGGCATATCTACTAGTAATTTCTTGAGCCTACTGCCCTCTCTCTGGCCATCTTTTTCCTTGTTCCTCCTCCTCCTATTCATGTCGAACTTTTCTTTCCTAATTGCCTTAGCTAATACCactacaacaacaacaagtactAGCATGACTTCTACTGCATACTATGATGACGGGGAAAGTAGTGGAAATTCCCCAACCCCACTCGCTCCACCACCCCAACTTTCATTCAGAACAAAGGGATCCCCATTCAGGCCTAGCATAGCAGTGATAGTAGGAGTTCTCACCACCGTTTTCTCAGTAACATTTCTATTACTCCTCTACGCTAAGCACTGCAGGAGAGGAGGGGATAACAGCCCCTTTTCCAGCACCTCCAGAATAGGATATCCCGCGATTGCTGCTCGGAAAAACTCCGGCATAGGCAGGGCCGTGATTGAATCGCTCCCTGTTTTCCGTTTCGCATCCTTGAGGGGTCAAAAAGACGGGCTAGAGTGCGCTGTTTGCCTGAACAAATTCGAACACACCGAAGTTCTTAGACTCTTGCCAAAATGTAAACATGCATTTCACGTCGAGTGCGTGGATACTTGGCTGGATGCCCACTCCACTTGCCCTCTCTGCCGCTATCGGGTCGACCCGGAAGACATCTTGCTGGTGGAAGATAATAGAGTATTGTATCAGACCGACACCCCGCCGTTGAAGTCCTCATCAGTGAACCATCCCACACCGGAGTTGGGCAGCATTTCCCGGGTGTCCGGGAGACATTCGTTCGCTGGGAATTCGTTGGAAGTGATTGCGGAAACACCCAGGGGTGGTGACGCGGCGGCGACGTCGTTTGGGGCGAGAAGGTCGCTGGACagctggaattccaggaagaaACGAAACAGCGAGATGGTGGGAGTTGGTTGCTTTGACCGTCCCAGAAAAGACGAGCTGCTGTTGGGGGATAAGACAAGCGGGAGCGGGAGTGGGAGTGGGGCGGAACAAAGGCGGCTAGAGCACCGGATCATAATTTCCGGGGGAAGAACGGAAGTAGAAACAGCAGATGGGCCCAACCATAGGTGGAGCGACGTACAGCCGTCGGATTTGCTGTTTCTGCGGTCGGAAATGATTTTGGGCGACAGCCGTCGATTCTCGGGGTCCAGAGGATCGAGGCCGTCGTTTTCGAGTAGTAGCTTTGGCTGTGGGGAAATTAATGCAGGGAAGAGTAGTGATAATAGTAGTAGTGGTGGTCGTGGCGGTGGCAGGAATGTAATAAATACGAGAAGCGTGTCGGAAATCACGGGGATGAGTAGGTTTAGGAGTAATGAAGACGAGCAACAGCATCAGCAGCAGCAGCGGCTGCAAAGACAACAACGACAGGCAGGAGCTGTATCGAGGTGGATGGCTTGGATTTCTCAATCTCAAAATCAGCAACATCACCATCATCACAATCACAATCACCACCACCAACATCAGCCAGCTGTACATAGAACAAGTTCGTCATCGTCTGTTAATGCTGTTTAG
- the LOC140008478 gene encoding uncharacterized protein — MEWWQKLRRAWLLFTARVFKARKDGGNGKRRKNITGRVEARSSNSSDTQTGLLKLRDDVANCEYQDVHVMWNIVLQRGTLDVKEDLEEAESACSSETKEQQQPEKQSWRAFLSPHCSSAHLRCFAQ, encoded by the exons ATGGAGTGGTGGCAAAAGCTCAGGAGGGCTTGGCTTCTCTTCACTGCCAGAGTGTTCAAAGCACGTAAAGATG GAGGAAATGGGAAACGCAGGAAGAACATTACTGGTAGAGTTGAAGCCAGAAGTTCCAATAGCAGTGATACCCAGACAGGACTTTTAAAGCTTCGGGATGATGTAGCAAATTGTGAATATCAAGACGTTCATGTTATGTGGAATATAGTGCTACAGCGGGGTACTTTGGACGTGAAAGAAGATCTGGAAGAGGCGGAAAGCGCTTGTTCTTCTGAAACCAAAGAACAGCAGCAGCCAGAAAAACAGTCCTGGAGGGCCTTCTTATCTCCTCATTGCTCATCAGCCCACCTCCGTTGCTTTGCTCAGTAG
- the LOC113692096 gene encoding uncharacterized protein: MSVQEADMLSSQPIPKRQKFEPDKHLFVCFRPVVFPLNPMWYAVKSVSLSHLSGGSSEHDNRLHDVVEWCDTTLPHAMGFCCAGGILYGVGGEIFGEDSIDQNSLVRELRFTHLPLGGKSYLHSGTRSSMKWGKFSPIVVEIGGLIYALSRPPILDYGRRETVFEVYDPSKNEWTGLDGPPFLSPFTFGAFPYSYVVIDKKLCVSNLAGSCAFDTENWTWEACDLFAGFYDSDIMSSEEKYFFMESHEDYKYYLGGDIGHPFPFVEDAIFYEGFLLCNVPDFSRPSVVAFEIVRGKVARRLTLLDSSSILPRASSHFVDLGGGDFCLVSKADECPEELTVVKFKVWKGEDGGLGCADVMESTLKFSAPGRCLTIYAFAL, encoded by the coding sequence ATGAGTGTACAAGAAGCTGATATGCTATCTTCCCAACCCATACCAAAGAGGCAAAAATTCGAACCTGACAAGCATCTCTTCGTGTGTTTCCGGCCCGTTGTATTTCCTCTCAATCCAATGTGGTATGCTGTGAAGTCTGTTTCATTATCGCATTTGTCTGGCGGTTCATCTGAGCACGACAATCGGCTCCATGATGTGGTTGAATGGTGTGACACGACCTTACCTCATGCTATGGGCTTTTGTTGTGCAGGAGGTATTCTCTATGGTgttggtggtgaaatttttggCGAGGACAGTATTGACCAAAATTCTTTGGTCCGAGAGTTGAGGTTCACGCACCTCCCTCTTGGAGGAAAAAGTTATCTGCATTCTGGTACAAGAAGCTCAATGAAATGGGGGAAGTTTTCTCCCATTGTAGTAGAAATTGGTGGTCTTATCTATGCCCTCTCTCGGCCCCCAATCTTAGATTATGGACGACGTGAAACAGTCTTTGAGGTTTATGATCCTTCAAAAAATGAATGGACTGGTCTAGATGGCCCCCCTTTCTTGAGTCCATTTACTTTTGGTGCTTTCCCTTATTCATACGTGGTTATTGATAAGAAATTATGTGTTTCAAATCTGGCTGGCTCGTGTGCTTTTGACACTGAAAATTGGACATGGGAAGCTTGCGATTTATTTGCTGGTTTCTATGATAGTGATATTATGAGCTCTGAAGAAAAGTACTTTTTCATGGAAAGCCATGAAGATTATAAGTACTATTTAGGTGGTGATATTGGTCATCCATTTCCATTTGTTGAAGATGCCATCTTCTACGAGGGTTTCTTGTTGTGCAACGTGCCTGATTTCAGTCGTCCCTCTGTAGTCGCTTTTGAGATTGTTCGTGGGAAAGTTGCCAGAAGGCTGACCTTGTTGGACAGCAGCAGCATACTGCCCCGTGCTAGTTCTCATTTTGTTGATCTAGGAGGAGGTGACTTCTGTCTTGTTTCCAAAGCAGATGAATGCCCTGAAGAGCTGACAGTTGTCAAGTTTAAGGTTTGGAAAGGTGAAGATGGAGGCTTGGGATGTGCAGATGTGATGGAATCCACTCTTAAATTTAGTGCCCCAGGTCGGTGCTTGACCATCTATGCGTTCGCATTGTGA
- the LOC113691530 gene encoding auxin efflux carrier component 2 has protein sequence MITGKDIYDVLAAIVPLYVAMILAYGSVRWWKIFTPDQCSGINRFVAVFAVPLLGFHFISSNDIYAMNYHFIAADSLQKVVILGALFVWQAFTKNGSLEWMITLFSLSTLPNTLVMGIPLLRAMYGDFSGNLMVQIVVMQSVIWYTLMLVMFEYRGAKLLISEQFPETAASITSFRVESDVVSLNGREPLQADAEIGDDGKLHVVVRRSTSASMISSFNKGLHSSAITPRASNLTGVEIYSVQSSREPTPRASSFNQTDFYAMFSSKAGSASPKHGYTNSFGGEVFSLHSSKGPTPRTSNFEEEMMKIGKKGGRSMSAELFNNGLASYPPPNPMFSGPASGPKRKESGSAAMPNKELHMFVWSSSASPVSEAHTKNAVNGDNSTDIRAIDPSKLQEDVAASRGIGSPAGKTNGDREIEIEDASKFPANASPFSCHKKIDFDDVTEAKKHQMPPATVMSRLILIMVWRKLIRNPNTYSSLLGLIWSLISFRWNIQMPAIVKGSISILSDAGLGMAMFSLGLFMALQPKLIACGKSVAAFSMAVRFLTGPAVMAATSIAIGLRGVLLHVAIVQAALPQGIVPFVFAKEYNVHPDILSTAVIFGMLVALPITILYYLLLGL, from the exons ATGATAACTGGAAAAGATATTTATGATGTTCTTGCAGCCATAGTACCCCTATATGTTGCTATGATTCTGGCCTATGGCTCAGTTAGGTGGTGGAAAATCTTTACCCCTGATCAATGTTCAGGCATCAACCGTTTTGTTGCTGTTTTTGCCGTTCCATTACTGGGATTCCATTTCATCTCCTCAAATGATATTTATGCAATGAATTACCATTTTATTGCTGCTGATTCGTTGCAAAAAGTCGTAATTCTTGGAGCCCTTTTCGTATGGCAGGCCTTTACCAAAAATGGAAGCTTGGAATGGATGATCActcttttttccctttcaaCTCTCCCAAACACTCTTGTCATGGGAATCCCTCTCCTTCGAGCCATGTATGGAGATTTCTCAGGGAACCTAATGGTTCAAATTGTGGTTATGCAGAGTGTTATTTGGTACACTCTTATGCTGGTCATGTTTGAATATAGAGGAGCAAAGCTTCTCATCTCTGAGCAATTTCCTGAAACTGCGGCTTCCATCACCTCCTTTCGCGTTGAGTCAGATGTTGTTTCTTTAAACGGTCGAGAGCCTTTGCAGGCAGATGCTGAGATTGGTGATGATGGAAAGCTACATGTGGTGGTTAGGAGATCAACCTCGGCTTCCATGATATCTTCATTCAATAAAGGACTACATTCATCAGCCATCACTCCCAGAGCATCAAACCTGACTGGAGTGGAGATTTATTCTGTTCAATCTTCAAGGGAGCCAACCCCGAGGGCTTCGAGTTTTAATCAGACAGATTTCTATGCTATGTTTTCAAGCAAGGCTGGGAGTGCGAGTCCTAAACATGGTTATACAAATAGTTTTGGTGGGGAAGTATTTTCATTGCATTCCTCTAAGGGCCCTACACCAAGGACATCAAATTTTGAAGAGGAGATGATGAAGATTGGGAAGAAGGGAGGAAGAAGCATGAGCGCAGAGCTGTTCAATAATGGATTAGCTTCATATCCTCCTCCAAACCCAATGTTTTCAGGGCCTGCCAGTGGACCTAAGAGAAAGGAAAGTGGCAGTGCTGCAATGCCAAACAAAGAGCTTCACATGTTTGTTTGGAGCTCCAGTGCCTCTCCTGTATCTGAAGCACATACCAAAAATGCAGTTAATGGAGATAATTCAACAGACATAAGGGCCATTGATCCTTCTAAGCTTCAAGAGGATGTTGCTGCTTCAAGAG GAATTGGAAGTCCAGCAGGGAAAACCAATGGGGATAGAGAGATTGAGATTGAGGATGCTTCAAAGTTTCCAGCAAATGCTTCTCCTTTCTCGTGCCACAAGAAAATAGATTTCGATGATGTAACTGAGGCTAAAAAGCATCAGATGCCTCCTGCAACGGTCATGAGTAGACTGATACTCATCATGGTTTGGCGAAAGCTCATCAGGAATCCCAACACCTATTCAAGTCTTCTTGGCCTCATATGGTCTCTCATTTCATTCAG GTGGAACATTCAAATGCCTGCAATTGTTAAGGGATCAATATCCATCCTTTCTGATGCTGGCCTTGGAATGGCTATGTTCAGTCTAG GCTTATTCATGGCTTTGCAACCCAAATTAATAGCCTGTGGAAAATCCGTGGCCGCATTTTCAATGGCAGTTAGGTTCTTAACTGGGCCGGCAGTAATGGCAGCAACATCTATCGCCATTGGTCTCCGCGGAGTTCTTTTACATGTGGCTATTGTCCAG GCTGCTCTTCCCCAAGGCATCGTTCCCTtcgtatttgcaaaagaatacaATGTCCATCCAGACATTTTGAGCACAGC GGTTATCTTTGGAATGCTGGTTGCTTTACCCATCACAATACTCTACTATCTGCTTCTTGGGCTGTGA